A stretch of Imperialibacter roseus DNA encodes these proteins:
- a CDS encoding fasciclin domain-containing protein: MKMNFIKWAKIFSLPAMALGLLVFTGCGGDDEEEVPTMDIVELISSDKYKQASGAAEGESLDSLVKYLGVYPDLVELLGGSTEYTLFAPSNSAFKSLLATPGFPEDITDINPEIVKGVLSYHVVSGTKLKADLTAGTSVTTAETEAIVVNADGTLKTGSTNQAIEIVSADLKATNGVVHLVATVLIPPSVGTSLTPILGTNAGTILLGAPFTTLAAGIKLGDAYAAANSKPTLTSILAGSTVHTVFAPTNATFTAGQITANTFTGEQWYGIIANHVVLGQTIAPADLTTGKSFNTAAGGKILVFNNTAAIPPKNGVGIYLDGNGSVDLNVQSTYTTFDAEVALPNAAENSNGVIHVIAGVLSPL; the protein is encoded by the coding sequence ATGAAAATGAACTTTATTAAATGGGCGAAGATATTTAGCCTGCCAGCCATGGCGCTTGGTCTCCTTGTTTTCACCGGTTGCGGTGGCGATGATGAGGAAGAAGTACCAACAATGGACATTGTAGAGCTTATTAGCTCTGATAAATACAAGCAAGCTTCCGGGGCTGCTGAAGGGGAGTCGCTAGATTCTCTTGTAAAGTATCTGGGTGTATATCCTGATCTGGTTGAGTTGCTGGGCGGCTCTACTGAATACACGCTTTTTGCACCAAGTAACTCTGCTTTCAAAAGCCTTCTTGCTACGCCAGGGTTTCCAGAAGACATTACTGACATTAACCCTGAAATTGTAAAAGGTGTATTGTCTTACCATGTTGTGTCCGGCACCAAGCTGAAAGCTGATTTGACTGCAGGCACCTCAGTGACCACAGCAGAAACAGAGGCAATTGTTGTGAATGCCGACGGTACTCTGAAAACAGGCTCAACCAACCAGGCTATTGAGATCGTCTCGGCTGACTTGAAGGCTACCAATGGTGTGGTGCATTTAGTGGCTACGGTATTAATTCCACCATCTGTTGGCACGTCGTTAACTCCTATTTTGGGAACTAATGCAGGAACCATCCTGCTTGGGGCACCTTTCACCACTTTGGCAGCTGGTATTAAGCTTGGCGATGCATATGCTGCAGCGAACAGTAAGCCAACATTGACGTCTATTCTGGCTGGAAGCACTGTTCACACAGTTTTTGCACCCACCAATGCGACTTTTACTGCCGGACAAATTACTGCTAACACATTTACCGGTGAGCAGTGGTATGGCATTATTGCGAATCACGTGGTACTTGGCCAAACTATTGCACCAGCGGATTTGACGACTGGAAAGTCTTTCAATACTGCTGCAGGAGGGAAAATTCTTGTATTTAATAATACTGCTGCTATACCTCCTAAAAACGGTGTCGGAATCTATTTGGACGGCAACGGTTCAGTAGACCTTAACGTTCAGTCAACGTATACTACTTTCGATGCAGAGGTGGCTTTGCCGAACGCAGCAGAAAATAGTAACGGAGTGATTCACGTAATTGCAGGAGTGTTATCACCGTTATAA
- a CDS encoding helix-turn-helix domain-containing protein codes for MPIIVNLDVMMAKRKIRSKDLADRLGITEANLSILKTGKAKAVRFSTLEAICQILECQPGDILEFREED; via the coding sequence ATGCCGATTATAGTCAACCTCGATGTAATGATGGCGAAGCGGAAGATCCGTTCCAAAGACCTGGCCGACAGGCTGGGCATCACCGAAGCCAACCTGTCGATACTGAAGACAGGCAAGGCCAAAGCAGTGCGATTTTCTACGCTGGAGGCTATCTGTCAAATACTGGAATGCCAGCCAGGGGATATTTTGGAGTTCAGGGAGGAGGATTAG
- a CDS encoding TonB-dependent receptor domain-containing protein: MKKISTCLNLLFLLLFAASTAIAQTSISGKITDAANGDGLAGVNILVKGKVLGTVTDINGNFKLSVSDAPPFTLQISYIGYTTQEFVVSNAAMSNIDIKMQEQTMLGQEVVISASRVEESILESPVSIEKMDILAVQSTAADNYYKGIASLKGVDVTSSSINFQIINTRGFANTGNTRFVQLTDGMDTQAPALNFPIGNLNGPSELDVESVELIPGASSALYGPNAFNGILLVNSKSPFEYQGVSAFSKVGINHVGGGEKSGHDAAPLYEGALRYAKSFNNKFAFKVNLAYSKAEDWHGTSDVDREIARTPEGFSSNPGSDRLHYMGDEASINLAIFPLSANWNVLARNAVFEPGVSAQTYAAAGDLPSNVVSVTPYKEVDLIDYGAENKKASVGLFYRPNDRMELSYLFNGGWGTSIYTGAQRYSLNNFGIMQHRLQLRGDNFYVRAYTTRENSGDSYITEFLAKRVNDLAAARVNPNFDVSSALGNYGIEYLRYLYNSGYAPGDVNALSDAERIQVQQAGHAYARGVFNDLFVLDPNSKEFQDIKKRALVGVVPKGPGFNDRTNLYHAEGQYDFKNEIDFMELQVGASYRLYELNSGGTIFDDADAPITIAEQGIYTQFGKWIGDRKVKLSGSVRYDKNQNFKGRVNPRLSAVWKVKENHNLRASFQTGFRIPTTQGQHIDLSIISARLLGGLPRYAEKYNLTEVSSTGVPLGYEGFSVQNYGTAVFNQGATPAAIFNPANIALLTPVTTFNPVKPEQVKSFEIGYKTLIQNKLLIDAGYYYNIYDDFISQIRIRKATEYTSATAPSPELVGTPNYATILNGTDLNTFQIYTNIDQTVTSQGTAIGLTYNLSRGYTISANHSWNVLNDVPENFLAEYNTPEHKVNVSFANRKLTDIIGFNVAMRWQTEFEWQSSFVAPAFGMVPAYTTVDAQMSFKLPNIKSMLKVGGSNILNTYYIQSLGGPNIGAIYYVSLTFDELMN, from the coding sequence ATGAAGAAGATATCTACTTGCTTAAACTTACTATTTCTACTTTTATTCGCTGCGTCAACGGCGATAGCTCAAACCAGCATTTCGGGCAAAATAACTGATGCTGCCAATGGCGACGGACTTGCCGGAGTCAACATCCTTGTGAAGGGCAAGGTGTTGGGTACTGTAACCGACATCAATGGGAACTTCAAACTCAGCGTCAGCGATGCGCCTCCTTTCACGCTTCAAATATCCTACATAGGGTATACCACACAGGAGTTTGTGGTGAGCAATGCCGCCATGAGCAATATTGACATCAAGATGCAGGAGCAAACGATGCTCGGGCAGGAGGTAGTCATTTCAGCCTCCAGGGTGGAAGAGAGTATCCTTGAGTCGCCGGTATCTATCGAGAAGATGGACATCCTGGCAGTGCAGTCCACCGCTGCTGACAATTACTACAAAGGCATTGCGTCACTAAAGGGAGTCGACGTTACCAGCAGTAGTATCAACTTCCAAATCATCAATACCAGAGGGTTTGCCAACACCGGCAACACCAGATTTGTGCAGCTTACAGACGGGATGGATACGCAGGCTCCTGCTCTCAATTTTCCAATTGGCAACTTAAATGGCCCATCAGAACTGGATGTAGAAAGTGTGGAACTGATTCCGGGTGCTTCGTCTGCACTATATGGCCCCAATGCTTTTAACGGGATTCTACTGGTTAACAGTAAAAGTCCCTTTGAATACCAGGGCGTGAGTGCCTTCTCAAAAGTGGGTATTAACCATGTGGGAGGCGGAGAAAAATCAGGTCATGATGCCGCTCCCCTTTACGAAGGCGCCCTTCGTTACGCCAAGTCATTCAATAACAAGTTCGCCTTCAAAGTAAACCTCGCCTACAGCAAGGCTGAGGACTGGCACGGCACCAGCGATGTAGACCGGGAAATAGCCAGGACGCCTGAAGGTTTCAGCTCTAACCCAGGGTCGGACAGGCTGCACTATATGGGCGATGAGGCTTCCATCAACCTCGCTATTTTCCCTCTCAGCGCCAACTGGAATGTGCTGGCCAGAAACGCCGTATTTGAGCCGGGTGTTTCCGCCCAGACCTACGCCGCCGCTGGCGATCTTCCGAGCAACGTAGTTTCAGTCACCCCATACAAGGAGGTTGATCTCATTGATTACGGCGCTGAAAACAAGAAAGCAAGCGTGGGGCTTTTTTATCGCCCCAACGATAGAATGGAATTGAGTTACCTCTTCAACGGAGGTTGGGGCACTAGTATCTACACCGGCGCTCAAAGGTATTCTCTAAACAACTTCGGCATTATGCAACACCGGCTGCAGCTGAGAGGTGATAATTTCTATGTGCGTGCTTACACAACCAGAGAGAACTCAGGAGATTCATATATCACGGAGTTTTTGGCCAAGAGGGTCAACGACCTGGCCGCTGCAAGGGTCAATCCTAACTTTGACGTTTCGAGCGCTTTGGGCAATTACGGTATAGAATACCTTAGATATCTGTACAATTCGGGTTACGCTCCGGGCGACGTCAATGCACTATCTGATGCCGAAAGAATTCAGGTGCAGCAGGCGGGCCATGCCTACGCAAGAGGTGTTTTCAATGACCTGTTTGTACTTGACCCCAATTCGAAGGAATTTCAGGACATAAAGAAAAGGGCTTTAGTTGGTGTGGTTCCAAAAGGTCCGGGATTCAACGACCGTACAAACTTGTATCATGCAGAAGGTCAGTACGACTTCAAAAATGAGATCGACTTCATGGAACTGCAAGTTGGAGCCAGCTACAGGTTGTATGAGCTCAACTCCGGCGGAACGATTTTTGACGATGCAGATGCGCCCATCACCATTGCAGAACAGGGTATCTACACACAGTTTGGCAAGTGGATAGGCGACCGCAAAGTGAAACTATCAGGCTCTGTTCGCTACGATAAAAACCAGAACTTCAAAGGACGGGTGAACCCAAGGCTTTCAGCGGTTTGGAAGGTCAAAGAAAACCACAACCTGCGGGCGTCGTTCCAAACCGGATTTAGAATACCCACCACACAAGGCCAGCACATCGACCTTAGCATCATCAGTGCCAGGCTGCTGGGGGGGCTTCCAAGATATGCTGAGAAGTACAACCTTACCGAAGTGTCAAGCACTGGAGTTCCACTGGGTTATGAAGGCTTTTCAGTTCAGAACTACGGCACAGCGGTATTCAATCAGGGGGCGACTCCGGCAGCAATCTTCAACCCGGCCAACATTGCCCTGCTGACGCCCGTAACGACTTTCAATCCAGTGAAACCAGAGCAGGTGAAGTCGTTCGAAATCGGCTATAAAACATTGATCCAAAACAAACTCCTGATCGATGCTGGCTATTATTATAATATCTATGATGATTTTATTTCTCAAATCAGAATAAGAAAAGCGACAGAGTATACCTCTGCCACTGCTCCCAGCCCTGAACTGGTAGGCACACCCAACTACGCCACAATTCTGAACGGAACTGATCTGAATACTTTCCAGATTTACACCAACATTGATCAGACCGTAACATCGCAAGGCACTGCTATTGGGCTTACCTACAATTTAAGCAGGGGATATACCATTTCGGCCAACCATAGCTGGAACGTGCTGAACGATGTGCCGGAAAACTTCCTGGCTGAATACAACACACCTGAGCACAAAGTGAATGTGTCGTTTGCCAACCGAAAACTGACGGACATTATTGGTTTCAACGTGGCCATGAGATGGCAAACTGAGTTCGAATGGCAGTCGTCTTTCGTAGCACCAGCGTTTGGAATGGTGCCAGCTTACACCACGGTGGATGCGCAAATGAGCTTTAAGTTGCCCAATATCAAATCGATGCTGAAAGTTGGCGGTTCCAACATTCTCAATACCTATTATATCCAGAGCTTAGGCGGCCCCAATATTGGCGCTATCTACTATGTGTCGCTCACTTTTGATGAACTAATGAATTAA
- a CDS encoding CHAT domain-containing protein, translating to MRWLSMLWMLTACRSADEKVQKKELASVIDIPAFIKSADHKRNAGEFASAVQHYDSLLAAASLTKEQEIYLVINREMCRLLTTDTLTTVSQDQLSDSVLAQQTVSGKLLKSVVDIRNGRSALKTLHEASATLRRTGFEASFEYFVVLEHLGWCHQMVHGETDSSYFYYKKALDMAGDFEVLSPFIPRLLVQLSEVAITNRDMVAALGYTEQGLRYQPANRDLHELLTLKATLLRRLEKFDSANYYYQLADEKIQLSGDTSSLAKLLRERALHEMIVNNDSLFRFQMMRLESLPAHFANNASVSTDRLYGFYHFLRGDAQASIDAYERAVAHFSKQKLPDIVQTTEAYWVLAYLYRQIGEYEKAEKNIFAAIVYFSPYKNTPFSWEVLVSPEVANWSFNFVNYQQLAEIELQRFRDDPGDRQNLNRSFEIYQLIDSLMFRQIRAVEEDALLMFLRIGRMVYSGAIEASFHLHQLTQDTAYLNRAHLYMERSKGLITYQDLLARNNEYFSEVPEEFRAKELQLKAQIAAMKRSYAYDSREMTMLLRKADDYYADMQDKYPDYYKAKYQINSDSYAHYAGMADAREATFVQYFVDDDYVYSLSYGGEGRFERVEMDTSVTTALKVVGTQLSKLPNRQDVEAKKAFMESSAQLYDKLIRPLGKIQKSLLVIPDGVLAYLPFEVLTKEVAVSFRDAPYLIRTCEVNYAPSLQIYSLSQHMQTSRTDEVVAYSFTKSLGELYALPGTKKEVALLDKIFSESDILLRTNEEITRQRLIDDLVSAGDIMHLGLHASSSLADKLENKIACYSSSGLDQDALYGYEIAPLSIRAHTVVLTACQSAFGPVVEGEGTYSLARAFKQAGVSNVVASLWNLSDGTTSTLVGSFYNALSQGKSASTSLSLAKRQYLKEADELMAHPHFWSGLVCQGQ from the coding sequence ATGCGCTGGCTATCGATGCTCTGGATGTTGACAGCCTGCCGGTCAGCTGACGAAAAAGTGCAGAAGAAAGAGCTGGCATCTGTTATAGATATCCCTGCATTTATCAAATCTGCCGACCACAAGAGAAATGCTGGAGAGTTTGCTTCGGCTGTTCAGCACTATGACAGTTTACTTGCAGCAGCGTCGCTTACGAAGGAACAAGAAATATACCTGGTCATTAATCGGGAGATGTGCCGTCTGCTGACCACCGATACGCTGACCACCGTGAGTCAGGATCAACTTAGTGATTCAGTCTTGGCCCAACAAACTGTTTCCGGCAAGCTTCTCAAGAGCGTTGTCGACATCAGGAATGGGCGGTCTGCATTAAAAACGCTGCATGAGGCGAGTGCCACGCTTAGGAGAACCGGCTTTGAGGCTAGTTTTGAATACTTCGTAGTGCTGGAGCACCTGGGTTGGTGTCATCAGATGGTGCACGGCGAAACTGATTCATCTTATTTCTATTACAAAAAAGCGCTGGATATGGCGGGCGATTTTGAAGTCCTATCGCCCTTCATTCCACGACTTCTCGTGCAACTTTCGGAAGTGGCCATTACCAACAGGGATATGGTCGCCGCCCTTGGGTATACCGAACAGGGCCTACGCTACCAGCCAGCGAACAGAGACTTGCATGAGTTGCTGACCCTGAAGGCAACGCTCCTGCGGAGATTAGAGAAGTTCGATTCGGCGAATTATTACTACCAGCTTGCCGACGAGAAGATCCAATTGAGTGGAGACACGTCCAGCTTGGCCAAGCTTTTGAGAGAAAGAGCCCTGCATGAAATGATTGTGAATAACGACTCATTGTTCCGCTTCCAAATGATGCGTCTGGAAAGTTTGCCTGCGCACTTTGCAAACAATGCCTCGGTAAGCACCGATCGTTTGTACGGCTTCTATCACTTTTTAAGAGGAGATGCTCAGGCAAGTATCGATGCCTATGAGAGGGCCGTGGCGCATTTTTCCAAACAAAAGCTTCCTGATATTGTGCAGACAACAGAGGCTTATTGGGTACTTGCTTACCTGTACAGGCAGATTGGGGAGTACGAAAAGGCGGAAAAGAATATTTTCGCAGCGATCGTCTATTTTTCACCCTACAAAAACACTCCTTTTTCCTGGGAAGTTCTTGTTTCTCCAGAGGTAGCCAACTGGAGCTTCAATTTCGTTAACTATCAGCAGCTGGCTGAAATAGAGCTACAACGGTTCAGGGACGACCCAGGAGACCGGCAAAACCTAAACCGTTCATTTGAAATATACCAGCTCATTGATTCACTGATGTTCCGACAAATAAGAGCAGTGGAAGAAGACGCCCTGCTGATGTTTTTGCGTATTGGCCGCATGGTTTATTCCGGGGCTATTGAAGCGAGCTTTCATTTGCATCAGCTTACCCAGGACACAGCTTACCTGAACCGGGCGCATTTGTATATGGAAAGGAGCAAAGGGCTTATTACCTATCAGGACTTGCTGGCCAGGAACAATGAATACTTTTCGGAAGTGCCGGAGGAGTTCAGAGCAAAGGAACTTCAACTGAAAGCTCAGATAGCCGCAATGAAGCGAAGCTATGCTTACGATTCAAGGGAAATGACTATGCTACTGCGAAAAGCCGATGACTACTATGCTGATATGCAGGACAAATACCCGGACTATTACAAAGCCAAATATCAGATTAATTCAGATTCGTATGCTCATTATGCTGGCATGGCAGACGCCCGTGAAGCCACCTTTGTGCAGTATTTTGTGGACGACGATTATGTTTATTCCCTAAGTTACGGCGGTGAGGGCCGATTTGAACGGGTAGAGATGGATACGTCTGTTACCACTGCTCTCAAGGTGGTGGGCACGCAGCTTTCGAAGCTGCCCAATCGACAGGATGTGGAGGCAAAAAAGGCCTTTATGGAATCCTCAGCGCAGCTGTACGACAAGTTAATAAGGCCGTTGGGCAAGATCCAAAAGTCTCTACTGGTCATTCCAGACGGGGTGTTGGCTTATCTCCCGTTTGAAGTGCTTACAAAGGAGGTGGCCGTGTCATTTCGGGATGCACCTTATCTGATCAGGACCTGTGAGGTAAACTATGCACCGAGTTTGCAAATTTATTCCCTGAGTCAGCATATGCAGACAAGCCGAACAGATGAAGTTGTTGCTTACTCATTTACCAAAAGCCTGGGTGAACTTTATGCCCTGCCTGGTACAAAAAAGGAAGTGGCGCTCCTGGATAAAATATTTTCGGAGAGTGACATCCTGCTGAGAACAAACGAAGAAATAACCCGACAAAGGTTGATAGATGATCTGGTGTCGGCTGGAGATATTATGCACCTGGGTTTACATGCATCGTCCAGTTTGGCCGATAAATTGGAGAATAAGATTGCCTGCTATTCTTCCTCAGGCCTCGATCAGGATGCCCTGTATGGGTACGAAATTGCACCCTTGTCGATCAGGGCGCATACGGTAGTGCTCACGGCCTGTCAGTCAGCGTTTGGGCCCGTGGTGGAAGGAGAAGGCACCTATAGCCTGGCCAGGGCATTTAAGCAGGCAGGAGTGAGCAATGTGGTAGCGTCTTTGTGGAACCTTTCCGACGGCACCACTTCTACATTGGTTGGAAGCTTTTACAACGCACTGAGTCAGGGAAAAAGCGCTTCAACCAGCCTTTCACTTGCCAAGCGACAATACCTGAAAGAAGCGGACGAGCTTATGGCTCATCCGCATTTTTGGTCTGGGCTTGTTTGCCAGGGGCAGTAG
- a CDS encoding galactitol-1-phosphate 5-dehydrogenase — translation MKALVLEAYNQFTYKEVPDPKIADNEVLVRVKAAGICGSDVHGMDGSSGRRLPPVIMGHEAAGEIAAVGSNVANWKAGDRVTFDSTIFKKDDWFTRQGHYQLSDGKMVVGVSTPDFRKDGAFAEYVVLPEHILYKLPDAISYTQAAFVEPAGVALHGIEITQPSMTDIVVVVGVGMVGSFVLQLLKIRGCRKVIAVDIDDFKLDLARKLGADHAFLPDDPKLMETVKALTDGRGADVVFEVVGEEDSVNTCISAVRKGGKVTLIGNVTPTINFPVQSVVTREIRVQGSCAINGEYPAVLDLIATGRLDVTSILSAEVPLSEGAAWFDRLYNKEKGLMKVMLKP, via the coding sequence ATGAAAGCCCTTGTGCTGGAAGCCTACAATCAATTTACGTATAAGGAAGTGCCCGACCCGAAGATCGCCGACAACGAAGTGCTGGTGAGAGTTAAAGCCGCCGGGATATGCGGCAGCGATGTTCATGGTATGGATGGCAGCTCCGGTAGAAGGCTTCCACCCGTTATTATGGGGCATGAGGCTGCCGGTGAAATAGCAGCAGTGGGGAGCAATGTGGCCAACTGGAAGGCGGGGGACAGGGTTACTTTCGATTCTACCATTTTTAAGAAAGATGACTGGTTTACACGACAAGGTCATTACCAGCTCAGTGATGGTAAAATGGTGGTGGGCGTGTCTACACCGGACTTCCGAAAAGATGGTGCCTTTGCAGAATATGTGGTATTGCCCGAGCACATTCTTTATAAGCTTCCAGATGCCATTTCTTACACACAGGCCGCTTTTGTGGAACCAGCGGGGGTAGCGCTTCATGGCATTGAAATTACCCAACCCTCCATGACGGATATTGTGGTGGTGGTGGGAGTAGGCATGGTGGGCTCGTTTGTGCTTCAGCTACTAAAAATCAGAGGCTGCCGGAAAGTGATTGCCGTGGACATCGACGACTTTAAGCTGGACCTTGCCAGAAAGCTGGGTGCCGACCACGCCTTTCTGCCGGACGACCCGAAGTTGATGGAGACGGTGAAAGCCTTGACCGACGGACGTGGGGCTGATGTAGTGTTTGAGGTGGTGGGAGAGGAGGACAGTGTGAATACCTGTATCTCTGCTGTTCGCAAAGGAGGCAAAGTGACATTGATTGGCAATGTAACTCCAACGATCAATTTTCCTGTGCAGTCGGTAGTTACCCGGGAAATAAGAGTGCAGGGATCGTGCGCCATTAATGGCGAATATCCTGCGGTGCTGGATTTGATTGCAACCGGTCGCCTGGACGTAACAAGTATTTTGTCGGCGGAGGTACCGTTATCCGAAGGTGCCGCCTGGTTTGATCGATTGTATAACAAAGAAAAAGGCCTCATGAAAGTGATGCTAAAGCCTTAA
- a CDS encoding dienelactone hydrolase family protein encodes MPLQDSIYTSHQASQRKKLLGLLGDLPTQYIPKPPQLVKKEKRNGYTLEHLEFDFNGLEKVHGILLVPDNLKGKAPCMLYCHAHFGTYEIGKEELLNGRTVMPAYAEVYAKKGIMTLAIDSWCFGERNRLKNGAFGEADTFKEMLWKGQTLFGMMLWDEMKALDYLLARPEADTSRVGVFGLSMGATKAWWLAALDTRITTCLDLCCLTDFDELMKIGNLSGHGIYYYVPSLLRHFSTSTINELIVPRPHLSLNGQQDLLTPPAGVEKVRDYLLPLYKQHGREEDCLIELFDCPHEELPEMRKLVVGWLDKYLVKG; translated from the coding sequence ATGCCTCTCCAAGACTCAATCTACACCAGCCATCAGGCCAGTCAGCGCAAAAAACTGCTTGGGCTGTTGGGAGACTTACCCACCCAGTATATACCCAAGCCTCCGCAACTGGTTAAAAAAGAAAAGCGCAACGGCTACACCCTGGAGCACCTGGAGTTCGACTTCAATGGGTTGGAGAAGGTACATGGCATCCTACTCGTACCCGACAACCTGAAAGGTAAAGCCCCTTGCATGCTCTACTGTCATGCCCACTTTGGCACCTATGAAATAGGGAAAGAAGAACTGCTCAACGGGCGAACTGTGATGCCGGCCTATGCCGAGGTGTATGCAAAAAAAGGCATTATGACCCTGGCCATTGACAGCTGGTGCTTTGGCGAAAGGAACCGGTTGAAAAATGGAGCGTTTGGCGAAGCCGACACCTTCAAAGAAATGCTGTGGAAAGGGCAAACCCTTTTTGGCATGATGCTGTGGGACGAAATGAAAGCCCTCGACTACCTGTTGGCCAGGCCGGAAGCCGACACCAGCCGGGTGGGCGTGTTCGGGCTTTCTATGGGCGCTACCAAAGCCTGGTGGCTGGCGGCGCTCGACACCCGCATCACCACCTGCCTCGACCTTTGCTGCCTAACCGACTTTGATGAGCTGATGAAGATTGGCAACCTCAGCGGCCATGGCATCTACTACTATGTGCCTTCGTTGCTCCGGCATTTTTCTACCAGCACCATCAACGAACTGATCGTTCCTCGCCCTCACCTCAGCCTCAATGGCCAGCAGGACCTGCTGACACCACCCGCTGGAGTGGAAAAGGTGAGAGATTACCTGCTGCCGCTGTATAAGCAGCACGGCCGGGAAGAAGATTGCCTCATCGAGCTGTTTGATTGTCCGCACGAAGAGCTGCCTGAGATGCGGAAGCTGGTGGTGGGGTGGTTGGATAAGTATTTGGTGAAGGGGTGA
- a CDS encoding alpha/beta hydrolase family protein: protein MKKNYLLSFLFILLLGITSCQKDDDGGPSVKYNNLTEANLFLDRPAGELKGFIAFSGIDIPSEAIKYNTELYKVTYVTEYKGQEITASGLIVIPTTVEPVGMISFQHGTIASHSEAPSASSVQNSSLILYAALASTGFITVVPDFIGFGSSKDILHPYYVKEATSTPIIDNLKAAHQLAQEHNLNFNEHLFLAGYSQGGYATMATQQAIENDPLDGFELLASFPSSGGYDVKGMQEYFFGLETYDNPFFLAYVALAYQTYYGWTEPLSNFFVEAYAEKIPNLFDGSKSGGQINEELSYTISELVQPDLLENIDTNPDYQYLVDGFNDNGLTDWTPTTKTYMFHGTADVTVPYQNSVDSYNKLIENGTPTSVLTLTPLEGFTHYTGVVPYVEAFVPLLLEYQ from the coding sequence ATGAAAAAGAATTATCTGCTCAGTTTCCTGTTTATTCTACTACTCGGCATCACCTCGTGCCAAAAAGACGACGACGGCGGGCCTTCGGTAAAGTACAACAACCTAACGGAGGCCAATCTATTTCTTGACCGTCCTGCCGGAGAGTTGAAAGGTTTTATAGCTTTTTCGGGCATAGACATCCCTTCAGAGGCCATAAAATACAATACAGAACTCTATAAGGTTACCTACGTAACCGAATACAAGGGCCAGGAGATTACTGCTTCAGGGCTAATAGTAATACCCACGACGGTGGAACCTGTCGGCATGATAAGCTTCCAGCACGGCACCATTGCTTCCCACTCGGAAGCGCCTTCGGCTTCTTCGGTACAAAACAGTTCTCTTATCCTCTATGCTGCCTTGGCCAGTACTGGGTTCATTACGGTAGTTCCAGATTTTATAGGCTTCGGTAGTTCTAAGGACATTCTTCACCCCTACTATGTGAAAGAAGCTACATCAACTCCCATCATTGACAATTTAAAAGCGGCACATCAGTTGGCCCAGGAGCATAACCTCAACTTCAATGAACACCTATTCCTGGCTGGCTATTCTCAGGGAGGTTATGCGACCATGGCAACACAACAGGCGATTGAAAATGATCCATTGGATGGCTTCGAATTGCTGGCGTCATTTCCATCTTCTGGTGGGTATGACGTGAAGGGTATGCAGGAGTACTTTTTCGGGCTGGAAACGTACGACAATCCGTTTTTTCTTGCCTACGTAGCCCTTGCTTATCAAACGTACTATGGCTGGACTGAACCACTTTCCAATTTCTTTGTGGAAGCCTACGCAGAGAAAATCCCAAACCTATTCGACGGGAGCAAAAGCGGCGGACAAATCAACGAGGAATTAAGCTATACTATTTCTGAATTGGTACAGCCTGATTTACTTGAAAACATTGATACCAACCCAGATTACCAATACCTGGTAGATGGGTTTAACGACAACGGACTGACTGACTGGACGCCTACCACCAAAACCTATATGTTTCATGGCACGGCAGATGTAACAGTACCCTATCAAAACTCTGTGGACAGTTACAATAAACTGATAGAAAATGGAACGCCAACGTCTGTCCTGACCCTCACTCCTTTAGAAGGATTCACCCATTATACAGGTGTGGTGCCCTATGTGGAGGCTTTTGTCCCACTGTTGTTGGAATATCAATAA